A single genomic interval of Daucus carota subsp. sativus chromosome 1, DH1 v3.0, whole genome shotgun sequence harbors:
- the LOC108200174 gene encoding uncharacterized protein LOC108200174 — protein sequence MDKFQDQAALSCELSIKRARNIEFNSMGSLFVRCYMSAGNKNRVQFETREVSSSNMAWNQSFSLDCFGTKESMSSMVSEGTVMFELRWRSRTSIFGRRRKSHLLAKAEVPWRTVYESSTMDREKWIVMNSRKSLADGVKPPAVQIGIKLGGPLPAIPKAMRQNRRCGEKCECKNCVTCELFALDAALEFF from the coding sequence atgGATAAATTTCAAGATCAGGCAGCTTTGAGCTGTGAATTAAGTATCAAAAGAGCCAGAAACATTGAATTCAATTCCATGGGGAGCTTGTTCGTGAGATGCTACATGTCTGCAGGAAACAAGAACAGAGTTCAATTCGAGACCAGAGAAGTATCATCATCAAATATGGCGTGGAACCAATCTTTCTCTTTAGATTGTTTTGGAACCAAAGAGTCTATGAGCAGCATGGTATCTGAAGGAACTGTGATGTTTGAGCTTAGATGGAGGAGCAGAACTTCAATTTTCGGAAGAAGAAGAAAGTCACACCTCCTAGCAAAAGCGGAGGTACCATGGAGAACTGTTTATGAGTCATCGACGATGGATAGAGAGAAATGGATTGTAATGAATTCGAGAAAGAGTTTAGCAGACGGTGTGAAGCCTCCGGCTGTGCAAATCGGAATCAAACTTGGCGGGCCTCTACCAGCAATCCCAAAGGCCATGAGACAAAATAGAAGATGTGGCGAAAAATGTGAATGTAAAAATTGTGTCACCTGTGAATTATTTGCACTAGATGCTGCTTTGGAGTTCTTTTAA